The DNA region GCCGGGCGGGCTTCAGGGTCGAGGTCCGCACCGCCCGCGCCCGCCCCGGCAAGGGCGCGCACCACACGATCTGGCTGGCGCACGCGCCTGCGAGCCATGCCCCGTGGGGCGAACCAGCCCGCAAGTCTGGACGCCCGGCGGGAACGCGGAGCACCTGAGCCGCCCCTTCCGCCTTTTGTGCGTTGCGTGCGCGCGTGTTCCCCCACCAGTCACGGGGAAGGTGAGCGGGCCCGGGCTTACCCTCCGGGCATGACCCGCGCCCACGCCACCACGCCCGAGGACGACCCGCCCGCGCTCTCCCCCACCCCGCTCGCGCTGGCCCGGATGTTCGTGGGCGTGGCGCTGGCAGGCATCGGCGGGGGGCTGCCCGCACACACCCGACGGGCGCTGACCACGCGAGGGTGGATGACGGACGAGGCCTTCGCGGAGACCTTCACCCTGGCGCAGCTCACGCCGGGGCCGAATGCCGTGAACCTCGCCGCGATGGTGGGGGCGCGCCTCAGCGGGCGGCTGGGGGCGGTGGCCTCGACGGTCGGGGTCCTCACGCCCGGTCTGGTCGCCATGCTCGCGGTGAGCGCCGTGACGCTCGGGCTTCCCGGGGGACTGCCGCCCGCCCTGCAAAGCGCGCTGCACGGGGCGGCCTGCGCGGCGCTCGCGGTGCTCCTCACGGCGGCGCTGCCCGTCGTGCGGGTGGGGTGGGGGGTGCGGGGTGGTCCCCTCCTGACCGTGCTCACCTTCCTGGCGCTGGGGGTGGGGCGGCTCGACCTCCTGCCCGTGTTCCTCGTGCTCGTGGGGGCGGGGTTGCTCCTGCACCGGCCGCGCGGGGCCGCGTGATGGGCGACCTGCCAAATCTCTGGGAGCTGATTCTGGCCTTCGCCCGCCTGGGGCTGATCAGCTTCGGGGGAACGAACGTGGCCGAGATGGAGCGTTCGCTGGTGCTGGAGCACGGCTGGATCGACGCGCGGACGCTGGCGAACGGCTTCGCGCTCGGGCAGCTCATGCCGGGGCCGAACATGCTCGCCGTGACCCACTACGGGTACGCCGCCGCCGGGCTGGCGGGGGCCCTGGCCGCCACCCTGGGCTTCTACGGCCCGACCGCGCTCCTGAGCGCCGTGGCCGCCCTGGTGTGGCAGCGGCACAGCGCGCACCCTTGGGTGGCCGCCTTCCGCAACGCCCTGCTGCCTTTCGGGGGCGGGGTGATCCTCGCCGGGGCGCTCGTGCTGGCCCGCACCTCGGTCACCTCCTGGCCCGCCGCCGTGCTCGCGGTCCTCGCCTTCGGGCTGCTGTGGCAGACGCGGGTGAACAGCGCCGTGGTGGTGCTGGGGGCGGCGGCGGTGGGGGCGCTGCTGGGGCTGTAGGGGCGTGGTTGGGAAAGGCTGTCGTACGCAACCGAGCGGGCCGGGATGGCGTGGGCACTCCCCCCTCCCAGCCTCCCCCACGAGGGGGGAGGGGCAAAAACCAAGTTTTCACCGGGCGCATGGGGAATCCCGGGCCACTTCCCGAACAGGCTGCGAGCAGGGGCAGACAGCCGAGTTTTGCTCCGTCACCTCCCGCCCATGCCCTAGCATGGCGTCCGTGGCGACAGAATGGCGTGAACACGCCCCCTTGCGGCGGGCGCGGCCTCCCCAGGTGCGGGGGGCGGTCGCGCGGCCCCGGCTGCTGGCCCTGCTGGGGGCGGCGCGGGTGGTCACGGTGGTCGCCCCGGCGGGGTACGGCAAGACGACGGCGCTCGCCGCCGGGCTGCCGGACCTCGGGCGGGCCGCGTGGCTGACCCTGGACGCCGACGACGCCGACCCACAGGTCCTGGCGGCGGGGCTGGCGGTGGCGGTGGCGGGGCTGCCGGGGGGCGAGGGGCCGGGGGCGCTCCTCGACGCGGGCGCGGCCCCCCGGCGGGTCGCGGCGAGGGTGGCCGACGTGCTCGACCGAGCGGGCGCCCTGCTCGTGCTCGACGAGGTGCAGCACCTGGGCGGGGGGCTGACGGAGGACGTGCTGCGCGAGCTGCTGGGGGGCCGGGTGGCCCTGCTCTCCCGCACGCCGCTCACGAGCCCCGACCTCACCCGGCTGGAGCCAGGCGGCGACCTCACCCGCGTCTCGGCCCTCGACCTGGCGTTTACCCCCGCCGAACTCGCCGAGCTGCTCGCGGCGCAGGGGGTGCGGGCGACGGGCGCGGAGGTCCGGCTCGCCCACGCGGTCACGGAGGGGTGGCCCATCGCGGCGCGCTTTCTCGCGCAGGCGGCGGCGCAGGGGCGGGTGGCCCTCTCCGCGCTCGCCGACCTCGACGGCGGGGAGGCGCAGCTCGGCACCCTCTTTACCTACCTCGCGCAGGAGGTGCTGGGCCCGCTCGACCCCAGCCTGCGGGCGCTGCTCACGCGCGGGAGCGTCTTCGAGGAACTCACGCCCGAGTTGATCGCGGACGTGCTGGAGGAGACCCAGGCGGGCACGCTGCTGAGCGCCCTAGCGAGCGGCGGCACCTTCCTGACCCGGACGGGAGACGCTTTTCGCGCCCATCCCCTGCTGCGGGCGCACCTGCGGGGCCTGCTCGCCCCCGGCGAGGCGCACCGACTCGCGGCGCGGGGCGCGGCCTACTTCGAGCGGACGGGGCGGCCCCGGCGAGCACTCGCCGCCCACCTCGCGGCGGGGAACACGGCCCGGGCGGCCGAACTCCTCGCCCGGCACGGGGGCCGCTGGCTCGACGGGGGCCGGGTGACGCTGGTGGAGCGCAGCCTCGCGCGGGTGCCGCCCGCCGCCTGGACGCCCGCCCTGCACGCCCTCGCGGGGGACGCCCTGCGGCTCTCGTCGCGGTACGGGGAGGCGCTGGCGGCCTACGCGCAGGCGGACCCCCTGGCGCGCTCACTCGGGGAGGCGCAGGTCGCCCTCGACACCGTGCAGCCGGACCTCGCCTGGGGGCCGCTGGACGCGGCCGGGGCCCTGGCGGAGGGGCCGGAGGCGGCGCGGGTGGAACGGATGCGGGCCGAGAACTACCTCAACGCGGGCGACCCGGCGCACTCACTCGCCCTGCACCCCGAGCTGGCGCACGGGGCACGGTACGCCCTGCGCTCGGGGCGGCTGGGGGACGCCCTGGGGCTCGCGCTGCACGCCGCCCGGGGCGAGGCGGGGGGCGCGCGGGCGGCGCAGAACCACCGCGAGGGCCTCTTGCTCGCCAGTTTTCTCCACGCGGTCCTCGGCGAGCCGGGGGAGGCCGCCCGCCGCGCCCGCGAGGGGCTGGCGGAGGGCGAGCGGCTGGAGAGCCTCTTCGTGCGCTCGCTCGCCCTGGTACGGCTGGGCCACGCGGAGGTCGCGGCCGGGCACCCGGCGCAGGCACGGGCGGCCTACGAGGGGGCGCTGACCCTCGCGCAGGACGTGGTGCCCCGCCTCCAGGTCGAGCCCCGACTGGGACTGGCGTACCTGGAGGCCGCCCTGAACCACCCCGTTCCCGCCGCCGAGCACGAGGCCCGGGCCCTCGCCCACGCGGGCGGCGACCGCTACGTGGGGGGGCTGACCCGGCTCGTGGCGGCGCTCGGGCGGCTGCACGGGGGGACCCGGCGGCGCTCGCCGTGTACGCGGCGACCGGGGAGGCGGGGGACGCCCCGGCGGCGGCGCGGGCCGTGACCGCCTTCCCCTTCCTCCTCCCCCTTCCTCCTCGCCCGGCGCTCGCTGCTCTCCCCCGCCCCGGAGCGGGCGGCCCGCGCGGCTCTCCTCGCCCGGCTCGCCGCCCACGCGCCCGGTGCCGGGACCGGGCTCCTGCCCGTCGCGCACGCGCTGGGGTACGGCACGCTCCCCCGGCCCGCCGAGGTGCCCGGCGCAGACGTGCGGGTTCAAGTGCTCGGGCGGGTGGCGGTGACGCGCGGCGGCCAGCCCGCCCGCGAGTGGGGCCGCGCCCGCGCCCGTGACCTCCTCGCCCTGCTCGCCGTCCACGACGCGGGGCTGGCCCGCGAGGCCGCGCAGGAGGCCCTCTTCCCCGGCGCCGACCCCCAGGTGGGCGAGCGCAACTTCCGGGTGACCCTGCACGCGCTGGGGCAGGTGCTGGAGGAGGGGGTGGCGCGCGGCACCTTCCTGGAGCGCGGCGAGTGGCTGCGGCTGCGGGGCGGCCCCGACCTGAGCGTGGACCTGTGGGAGGCCCGCGCGCACCTGGGCGCCCCTCCCGGCACCCCGGGCCGCCCCGCAGCCCTGCTCGATATGCCGGGACAGATGGCCGACACCGACCTGGAAGCCGTGCAGGCCGAGGCCGAACGCCACGCCGCCCTGCTTCCCGAGGCGCTGGCGTCGGAGGCGGGCCACGCCCTGCGGGTGGGCCAGCTCGACCTCGCCGCCCGGCTGGCGGGGCGGGCCCTGAGCCTCGACCCCGCCCATGAGCCCGCCGCCCGCGCCCTGATGCGCGCCTGGCACGCCCGCGCCCACCCCGCCGCCGCCGCGCGCACCTACGCGGCCCTGCGCGCCGCCCTCGCGGAGCTGGGCCTCACGCCCCTGCCCGAGACGGAGGCGCTGCACCGGGCGCTGACGGGAGTGATGAGGGAAGGGCCGGGAGACCCTCCTCTCCCCGCTGAAACCGCGCCGTGACGCGCCCGCCCTAGACTCCCCGCATGATTGCCCCCGAAACCCGCGCCGCCCTCGTCACCGGCGGCACGAGCGGCATC from Deinococcus aetherius includes:
- a CDS encoding chromate transporter, whose product is MTRAHATTPEDDPPALSPTPLALARMFVGVALAGIGGGLPAHTRRALTTRGWMTDEAFAETFTLAQLTPGPNAVNLAAMVGARLSGRLGAVASTVGVLTPGLVAMLAVSAVTLGLPGGLPPALQSALHGAACAALAVLLTAALPVVRVGWGVRGGPLLTVLTFLALGVGRLDLLPVFLVLVGAGLLLHRPRGAA
- a CDS encoding chromate transporter; translation: MGDLPNLWELILAFARLGLISFGGTNVAEMERSLVLEHGWIDARTLANGFALGQLMPGPNMLAVTHYGYAAAGLAGALAATLGFYGPTALLSAVAALVWQRHSAHPWVAAFRNALLPFGGGVILAGALVLARTSVTSWPAAVLAVLAFGLLWQTRVNSAVVVLGAAAVGALLGL
- a CDS encoding MalT transcriptional regulator family protein is translated as MATEWREHAPLRRARPPQVRGAVARPRLLALLGAARVVTVVAPAGYGKTTALAAGLPDLGRAAWLTLDADDADPQVLAAGLAVAVAGLPGGEGPGALLDAGAAPRRVAARVADVLDRAGALLVLDEVQHLGGGLTEDVLRELLGGRVALLSRTPLTSPDLTRLEPGGDLTRVSALDLAFTPAELAELLAAQGVRATGAEVRLAHAVTEGWPIAARFLAQAAAQGRVALSALADLDGGEAQLGTLFTYLAQEVLGPLDPSLRALLTRGSVFEELTPELIADVLEETQAGTLLSALASGGTFLTRTGDAFRAHPLLRAHLRGLLAPGEAHRLAARGAAYFERTGRPRRALAAHLAAGNTARAAELLARHGGRWLDGGRVTLVERSLARVPPAAWTPALHALAGDALRLSSRYGEALAAYAQADPLARSLGEAQVALDTVQPDLAWGPLDAAGALAEGPEAARVERMRAENYLNAGDPAHSLALHPELAHGARYALRSGRLGDALGLALHAARGEAGGARAAQNHREGLLLASFLHAVLGEPGEAARRAREGLAEGERLESLFVRSLALVRLGHAEVAAGHPAQARAAYEGALTLAQDVVPRLQVEPRLGLAYLEAALNHPVPAAEHEARALAHAGGDRYVGGLTRLVAALGRLHGGTRRRSPCTRRPGRRGTPRRRRGP
- a CDS encoding AfsR/SARP family transcriptional regulator; translation: MRVQVLGRVAVTRGGQPAREWGRARARDLLALLAVHDAGLAREAAQEALFPGADPQVGERNFRVTLHALGQVLEEGVARGTFLERGEWLRLRGGPDLSVDLWEARAHLGAPPGTPGRPAALLDMPGQMADTDLEAVQAEAERHAALLPEALASEAGHALRVGQLDLAARLAGRALSLDPAHEPAARALMRAWHARAHPAAAARTYAALRAALAELGLTPLPETEALHRALTGVMREGPGDPPLPAETAP